In Pseudomonas campi, the sequence GCCGAGCGCGGCAAACTGTACTTCGCCTATCGCAACGGCGAGGCGGCCTGCTCCTCCGGGCGCATCCTGCTGGAGGCCGCCGGTGCATAAAGCTTGTGCCGTGATTCCGGTGTACAACCACGAACACGCCCTGCCAATCGTGGTCGCCGCCCTGCGCGACGCCGGCCTGCCCTGCGTGCTGGTCGACGACGCCTCCAGCCCCGCGTGCGCCGCCGTAATCGATCAGCTGGCCGAACAGGCCGATACCTTCCTGTTGCGCCTGCCGGTCAACCAGGGCAAGGGCGGCGCGGTGATGGCCGGCCTGCGTGAAGCGCAGCGCCTGGGCTTCAGCCACGCGCTGCAGGTCGACGCCGATGGCCAGCACGACCTGAGCGATGTCGCCGGTTTTCTCGCCGAATCCCGAGTCCACCCGCAGGCGCTGATCTGCGGCTATCCGCTGTACGACGACAGCGTGCCGAAAACCCGCCTGTACGCGCGCTACCTGACTCACGTGTGGGTGTGGATCAACAGCCTGTCGCTGGCGATCCGCGACTCCATGTGCGGCTTTCGCGTCTACCCGCTGCCCGCCACCCTGGCATTGATCGACTCGGTGAACATCGGCAAGCGCATGGACTTCGACACCGAGATTCTGGTGCGCCTGGCCTGGCGTAATCAGCCGATGCGCTGGCTGCCGACCCAGGTGCACTACCCGCTGGACGGCCTCTCGCACTTTCGCCTGTGGCTGGACAACGCGCTGATCTCGAAGATGCACGCCAAGCTGTTCTTCGGCATGTTGCTGCGCGCCCCGGCGATCCTCTGGCGGCGGTGGCAGGCATGAGCCAGCAACCGGCAGCCCACTGGGCCGGCCAGCGCGAGCGCGGCAGCTACGCGCTGATGAAGCTCACCGCGGTGCTGGCGCGCCTGCTCGGCCGGCGCCTGATCAGCCCGCTGATCTATGCCATCGTGCTGTACTTTTTCGTCTTCGGCGCCCAGGCGCGGCGCAGCATCTGGCAGTACCAGAGCCACCTCGCCACCTGGAGCGGCCGCGACGAGTTGCGCCCAAGCTGGCGCCGGGTGTTCCGCCAGTTCATGTGCTTCGCCGACACCCTGCTCGACAAGCTTGATGTGTGGAACGGCAAGCTCGGCCTGCAGCAGATCACCCTGGTCGACCCGCATGACCTGCGCGGCCAGCTGCACCGCCAGGAGCGCGGGCAGATGCTGGTCGGCGCGCACCTGGGCAACCTCGAGGTCTGTCGCGCCCTGGCCGAGCTCGGCGAGCATGTGACGATGAACGTGCTGGTGCACACCAAGCACGCCGAACAGTTCAACCGCCTGCTCGGTGAAGCCGGCGCCACGCACCTGCGGCTGATCCAGGTCAGCGAACTGGACCCGGCGATCATGCTGCAATTGTCCGAACGCCTGGAGCGCGGCGAGTGGCTGGCCATCGCCGGCGACCGTGTGCCGCTGCACGGCGGGCGCAACACCAACGTGGACTTCCTCGGTCAGCCCGCCGCCTTCCCGCAAGGGCCCTGGCTGCTGGCCGGGCTGCTGCACTGCTCGGTCAACCTGCTCAACTGCCTGAAGATCGACGGCCGCTACCAGGTGATCATCGAGCCGTTCGCCGAGCGCATCGAGTGGAAGCGCAGCGAGCGCGAGGCGGTGATCCGCCAGTGGGTACAACGCTATGCCGAGCGCCTGGGCCAACGCTGCCTGGACGCGCCGTTGCAATGGTTCAACTTCTATCCGTTCTGGAATGCACATGACGACACATCAGCCTGACCCGGTGATCTTCGGCGAAGCCCACCTGTCCATCGAGCAGGTCGTGGCCCTGTCCCAGCGCCAGGCCCGCGCGCAGCTGCAGGACGACGCCGCCTACCGCGAGAAGATCGCCAAGGGCGCGCGCTTCCTCGATACCCTGCTGGACAAGGAAGGCGTGATCTACGGCGTCACCACCGGCTACGGTGACTCCTGCGTGGTGGCCGTGCCGCTGCACCAGGTCGAGGCGCTGCCCAAGCACCTGTTCACTTTCCACGGCTGTGGCCTGGGCAAGTTGCTCGATCCGGCCAGCACCCGCGCCGTGCTGGCCGCGCGCCTGCAGTCGCTGTGCTATGGCATTTCCGGCGTGCGCGTGGAGCTGCTGGAGCGCCTGCAGGCGTTCCTCGATCACGATGTGCTGCCGCTGATCCCGGAAGAAGGCTCGGTCGGCGCCAGTGGTGATCTGACTCCGCTGTCCTACGTCGCCGCCACCCTCAGTGGCGAACGTGAAGTGCTGTACCAGGGCGAACGCCGCAGCGCCGCCGAGGTGCACAACGAACTGGGCTGGACGCCGCTGACCCTGCGCCCCAAGGAAGCCCTGGCGCTGATGAACGGCACCGCGGTGATGACCGCCCTGGCCTGCCTGGCGTTCTCCAGAGCCGACTACCTGCTCAAGCTGGCCACCCGCATCACCGCGCTCAACGTGGTGGCGCTGGAAGGCAACCCGGAACACTTCGACGAGCGCCTGTTTGCCGCCAAACCGCACCCCGGGCAGATGCAGGTCGCCGCCTGGCTGCGCCAGGACCTCGCCATCGACGCGCCGACCGCGCCGCTGCACCGCCTGCAGGACCGCTACTCGCTGCGCTGCGCGCCGCATGTGCTCGGCGTGCTGGCCGACAGCCTGGGCCTGCTGCGCCAGTTCATCGAAACCGAACTGAACAGTGCCAACGACAACCCGCTGATCGACGCCGAGGCCGAGCGCGTGCTGCACGGCGGGCACTTCTACGGCGGGCATATCGCCTTCGCCATGGACAGCCTGAAGAACCTGGTCGGCAACGTCGCCGACCTGCTCGACCGCCAGCTCGCCCTGCTGGTCGACGTGCGCTACAACCACGGCCTGCCGAGCAACCTGTCCGGCGCGCCGAGCGTCACCGCAATGATCAACCACGGCTTCAAGGCCGTGCAGATCGGCACCAGCGCCTGGACCGCCGAAGCCTTGAAGAACACCATGCCGGCCAGCGTGTTCTCGCGTTCCACCGAATGCCACAACCAGGACAAGGTGAGCATGGGCACCATCGCCGCGCGCGATGCCCTGCGCAGCCTGGAGCTGAGCGAACAGGTTGCCGCCGCCACCCTGCTGGCCGCCAATCAGGGCGTCTGGCTGCGTCAGCGCGATGGCAAGATCGATATCCCTGCTCCGGTTGCCGCCATGCGCGAGCTGCTGGCCGCCGACTTCCCGCCGGTGATCGAGGATCGCGCCCTGGAAGGCGAACTGCGCCTGTGCCTGGAGCGCATCCGTGCCCAGCATTGGAGGCTGTATGCGTAAGCAACGGCCAACTCCTGTAGGAGCCAGCTTGCTGGCGATGCTCTTGTGCCAGCCCGGATCGCCAGCAAGCTGGCTCCTACAACAGCGCAATGCGCCTGGAGTCACTGCCCATGCGTAAGGAAGGCGTGCTGCAGGCCCAGATCGAACTGGCCGTTCCCTTCTTCGACGTCGACATGCTGGAAGTGGTCTGGCACGGCCACTACGTCAAATACTTCGAGGAAGCGCGCTGCGCCCTGCTCGACAAGCTCGGCCACAACTATCGGCACATGCGCGAGGCCGGCTACGCCTGGCCGGTGATCGACCTGCAGCTGCGCTACATCCGCGGCGCCCAGTTCGGCCAGCGGATCATCGTGCGCGCCGATCTGGTCGAGTGGGAGAACCGCCTGAAGATCCACTACCTGATCACCGACGCCGCCACCGGCGAACGCATGACCCGCGGCAGCAGCGTGCAGGTGGCGGTGGAGATCGCCACGCGGGAGATGCTGCTGGCTTCGCCTCGCGTGTTTGTCGACGCGGTGGAGAGGGCGATTTCGTGATTTTTTCTGGCCCGGCTGGCTTGCTACGTTTACTGAGCGCTCTGTTTAAGCCTGCCGAACAGCGCTCGGCTGATTTTCTGCGTTGCATTAGCGTTTTATTTCGCCCCGCCGGGCGAGTCCTTGACTCGCTGCGCTCGCCCTTCGGGCCAGCCTTCGGCTGTTACTCTGCTTCGCTCCGTTTCTCTTTGCTTGTGCAAAGAGAAAGTAACCAAAGAGAAAGCACACCCCACATCCGGGTCTCGCTACGCTCGACTTCCCTCGCTCCGTTACCCTTCCGGGGGCCGGCGTACAAGGGCCATCCCTGGCCCTTTACGCCTTTCGCCGCATCCATGCGGCTCATCCCCCTACAGGCCAACTCCACTCGGCCTCCTGAGGGGACCCCATATCCCGGCCCCAGCCGTTGCAATCCATCAAGAGTAAATAGCTGGCATCAAGTAGCCCGGATGAAATCCGGGAACGAAACTTTCCTGAACCACCTTTCCCGGATTTCATCCGGGCTACGAGGTCTCAACCTGCACGGCCTGCCCCCTCTCCCATTTATGGGAGAGGGTTGGGGAGAGGGCCGCTTTCGCGAGCAGGGCTCGCTCCTACAGACGCAGCCGACCTCTGTGCCCCTCAAAGCAGTATCAGGCGCGCCGACTCCCCGTCAGGAGGCCGAGTGCAGGCACTGCGTAGGGGGACGCGACGACTGCATGGATGCAGGAGGTAGAGCGACGCAGGAAGCCAAAGCCGAGGCAGGACGCCGAGCGAGTCACGATGGGACAGGGATGTCCCTTCGTGACGGCCCCCGGAGCAGTGCCGGAGCGAGGGAAGTCGAGCGCAGCGAGACCCGCATGTCGGGGGGCCCTTCTTTTTGGTTACTTTTTCTTGGGCAAGCAAGAAAAAGTGACGCGCCCGGGGGGGCGCAACCAAAGGCCAAGGCCACTTCGGCAATCAGCCAAACACTAAAAGCCCTGTGCCTGCTACTTGCAGCCCAAACACAGACCGCCCACGCCTTCGACCTCGACCAGCTCGGCGCCCAACTGGCCAAACCCGCCGTAGTCCGCGGTCCGTTCATCCAGGAAAAGCACCTGCGCGCCCTGCCCCAGCCGCTGACCAGCAAGGGCGAGTTCGTCCTCAGCCGCGACGCCGGCCTGCTCTGGCAGCTGCGCAGTCCGCTGACCCAGGACTACCGCATCGACGCCGCCGGCATCGCCCGCCGCACCGCCCAGGGCTGGCAACTGCAGCCTGGCCAGGACGTCGCCGCCCAGCAGAGCCGGCTGTTCCTCGCCGTACTCAAGGGCGACCACTCGGGCCTGGCCCGCGACTTCGAACTGCAGCTGAGCGGCAGCAGCACCGCCTGGCAACTGACCCTGATCCCGCATTCGCTGCTGCTCAAGCAGATCTTCAGCAGTATCCGCATCGACGGCGGCGCCCTGGTCGAGCGCATCGAACTGCACGAGACCCAGGGTGACCGCACGCTCATGCGCATGCCACAGAGCCAGGCGGGCGATGCCCTCAGCGCCCAGGAGCTAGACGCCTTTGCCCGCTAAGCTCTTCGCCGCCCAGCGCAGCCTGCCGCGCCTGTTCAGCGTCGCGCTGCTGGCGCTGCTGGCCCTGGCCGTCTGGCAGTGGCGCAACGGCCCGCCGGTGGCGGCGAGCATGCTCGCCCTGCTGCCCAAGGGCGCCGGCGACGAGCTGGTGCAGCAGGCCGAACAGCGCATGCAGGAGCCGCTGAATCGCGACCTGCTGTTGCTGGTCGGCCATCCGCAGCGCCAGCAGGCGATTGCCCTGGTCCAGCAACTCGGCCAGCAGTGGCAGGCCAGCCAGCGCTTCGAGCGGGTGCAATGGAGCCTGGACAGCGACCTGGCCGCGCTGCGCCAACAACTGCGCGGCAACCGCCTGGCGCTGCTGCCGGCGGCTGATCGCCAGTTGCTGATCGAGCAGCCGGACGTCTTTATCCAGCAGCGCAGCGCCCAGTTGTTCGACACCTTCGCAGGCTTCAACCTGCTGCCGCCCGAGCAGGACTGGCTCGGTATCGGCACCCGCGCCCAGCAGGCGCTGAACCCGAACAGCCGCATTCAGGCCGACCTCGGCAGCGGCGCCCTGCTGCTGGAAGAGCCGGGCATGACCTGGGCTCTGTTGCGCGTGCGCACCCTGGGCAGCGCCTTCGACATGCAGGCGCCACCGGCGATTGCCGCCAGCGTGGCGGCGGCGCGGGCCGAGGTGACGGCCGCCGGCGGTCAACTGCTGGCCGCCGGCGGCGTGCTGTATGCCGCCGCCGGCCAGGCCAAGGCCACCCGCGAAGTCAGCTGGATCGGTGGTGGCGCCACCCTCGGCACCCTGTTGCTATTGCTGCTGGCCTTCCGCCGCCCGCGCGTGCTGGTCAGCCTGCTGCCGATCGGAGTCGCCCTGCTGGCCGGCTGCACCGCCTGCGTATTGGTATTCGGCCAGATCAACGTGCTGACCCTGGTACTCGGCGCCAGCCTGATCGGCGTGGCCGCCGACTACCCGCAGCACTACCTGAGCAAGAGCTGGGGCAGCGCTGAGTGGACCAGCTGGGGCGCCCTGCGCGCCACCCTGCCGGGGCTGACCCTGAGCCTGGGCACCAACCTGGTCGGCTACCTGGCGCTGGCCTTTACCCCCTTCCCGGCGCTGACCCAGATCGCCCTGTTCTCCGCCGCCGGGCTGATCGGCGCCTACCTCTGCTCGGTGTGCCTGCTGCCGGCCTGGCTGAATGGCCTGCGCCTGCGTCCGCCACCCAGCCTGCTCGGTTTCAGCAGCGCCCTGCTGGCCCTGCGCGCGCGCCTGCTGGGCCGCGTCGGCAGCCTGCCGCT encodes:
- a CDS encoding glycosyltransferase family 2 protein, whose translation is MHKACAVIPVYNHEHALPIVVAALRDAGLPCVLVDDASSPACAAVIDQLAEQADTFLLRLPVNQGKGGAVMAGLREAQRLGFSHALQVDADGQHDLSDVAGFLAESRVHPQALICGYPLYDDSVPKTRLYARYLTHVWVWINSLSLAIRDSMCGFRVYPLPATLALIDSVNIGKRMDFDTEILVRLAWRNQPMRWLPTQVHYPLDGLSHFRLWLDNALISKMHAKLFFGMLLRAPAILWRRWQA
- a CDS encoding glycosyl transferase — its product is MSQQPAAHWAGQRERGSYALMKLTAVLARLLGRRLISPLIYAIVLYFFVFGAQARRSIWQYQSHLATWSGRDELRPSWRRVFRQFMCFADTLLDKLDVWNGKLGLQQITLVDPHDLRGQLHRQERGQMLVGAHLGNLEVCRALAELGEHVTMNVLVHTKHAEQFNRLLGEAGATHLRLIQVSELDPAIMLQLSERLERGEWLAIAGDRVPLHGGRNTNVDFLGQPAAFPQGPWLLAGLLHCSVNLLNCLKIDGRYQVIIEPFAERIEWKRSEREAVIRQWVQRYAERLGQRCLDAPLQWFNFYPFWNAHDDTSA
- a CDS encoding HAL/PAL/TAL family ammonia-lyase — encoded protein: MTTHQPDPVIFGEAHLSIEQVVALSQRQARAQLQDDAAYREKIAKGARFLDTLLDKEGVIYGVTTGYGDSCVVAVPLHQVEALPKHLFTFHGCGLGKLLDPASTRAVLAARLQSLCYGISGVRVELLERLQAFLDHDVLPLIPEEGSVGASGDLTPLSYVAATLSGEREVLYQGERRSAAEVHNELGWTPLTLRPKEALALMNGTAVMTALACLAFSRADYLLKLATRITALNVVALEGNPEHFDERLFAAKPHPGQMQVAAWLRQDLAIDAPTAPLHRLQDRYSLRCAPHVLGVLADSLGLLRQFIETELNSANDNPLIDAEAERVLHGGHFYGGHIAFAMDSLKNLVGNVADLLDRQLALLVDVRYNHGLPSNLSGAPSVTAMINHGFKAVQIGTSAWTAEALKNTMPASVFSRSTECHNQDKVSMGTIAARDALRSLELSEQVAAATLLAANQGVWLRQRDGKIDIPAPVAAMRELLAADFPPVIEDRALEGELRLCLERIRAQHWRLYA
- a CDS encoding acyl-CoA thioesterase; translation: MRKEGVLQAQIELAVPFFDVDMLEVVWHGHYVKYFEEARCALLDKLGHNYRHMREAGYAWPVIDLQLRYIRGAQFGQRIIVRADLVEWENRLKIHYLITDAATGERMTRGSSVQVAVEIATREMLLASPRVFVDAVERAIS
- a CDS encoding outer membrane lipoprotein carrier protein LolA; translation: MSGGPSFWLLFLGQARKSDAPGGAQPKAKATSAISQTLKALCLLLAAQTQTAHAFDLDQLGAQLAKPAVVRGPFIQEKHLRALPQPLTSKGEFVLSRDAGLLWQLRSPLTQDYRIDAAGIARRTAQGWQLQPGQDVAAQQSRLFLAVLKGDHSGLARDFELQLSGSSTAWQLTLIPHSLLLKQIFSSIRIDGGALVERIELHETQGDRTLMRMPQSQAGDALSAQELDAFAR
- a CDS encoding MMPL family transporter, giving the protein MPAKLFAAQRSLPRLFSVALLALLALAVWQWRNGPPVAASMLALLPKGAGDELVQQAEQRMQEPLNRDLLLLVGHPQRQQAIALVQQLGQQWQASQRFERVQWSLDSDLAALRQQLRGNRLALLPAADRQLLIEQPDVFIQQRSAQLFDTFAGFNLLPPEQDWLGIGTRAQQALNPNSRIQADLGSGALLLEEPGMTWALLRVRTLGSAFDMQAPPAIAASVAAARAEVTAAGGQLLAAGGVLYAAAGQAKATREVSWIGGGATLGTLLLLLLAFRRPRVLVSLLPIGVALLAGCTACVLVFGQINVLTLVLGASLIGVAADYPQHYLSKSWGSAEWTSWGALRATLPGLTLSLGTNLVGYLALAFTPFPALTQIALFSAAGLIGAYLCSVCLLPAWLNGLRLRPPPSLLGFSSALLALRARLLGRVGSLPLLALLLLFCAGGLWQLHTQNDIRQWLGQQPQLLAEAKRIAEQTGQQPTSQFFLVRADDEAQLLERQAALAQRLDRAVAAGQLRGYRALSQLVAADSQRQPLRDALQRLPQHWQPLLAMGIPPAALQAELNELTDGAPPNLDQALAGPLGEAWRPLWLGAGVEGVAGLVSLQGQADSALLHSLGAYLPGVQLVDRLGELNGLFSATQLSAAQLKLVASAAILLLLCIPFGLAGALRVVCLPLLAALAALAGLGWLGQPLTLFSLFGLLLITAIGVDYAILMRENIGGAAVSLLGTLLSALTSWLSFGLLLVSDTPAIANFGLAISLGLLFCFILAPWAGTREPQTKAVPA